The proteins below come from a single Lactobacillus johnsonii genomic window:
- the ftsH gene encoding ATP-dependent zinc metalloprotease FtsH, with product MKNRRNRLLSNGLFYIIVFVILLAGINWAVGGSGSNGSTENIRYSQLVKDLKAGKVKSINVQPSNGVYTVTGSYKKAQKSNNQNNNGFGLIPSSQSSNEVTRFSTTMLQNDSMVKTISDLAQKSGASISGQGESQSGTWISTIVMLVPTLIFIVMLWMMMNQGGQGRGGGMMNFGKSHVKPQDPSKNKVRFSDVAGEEEEKQELVEIVEFLKNPAKYTKLGARIPAGVLLEGPPGTGKTLLARAVAGEAGVPFYSISGSDFVEMFVGVGASRVRDLFETAKKNAPSIIFIDEIDAVGRKRGNGVSGGHDEREQTLNQLLVEMDGFEGDEGVIVMAATNRSDVLDPALLRPGRFDRKVLVGRPDVKGREAILKVHAKNKPLAPDVDLKEVARQTPGFVGADLENVLNEAALVAARRNKTEITASDIDEAEDRVIAGPAKKDTVISPEERKRVAYHEAGHAIVGLVLSDSRTVRKVTIVPRGRAGGYNIMLPKEDENIITKKQLMEQVAGLMGGRAGEEVVVGDKSTGASNDFEQATNIARGMVTQYGMTDVGMTELESPSMQSPYGTKPYSEATAAKIDEAVKEILDEGHKQAVDIIKSHRETHKIIAEALLKYETLNEKQILSLFKTGKMPENDENEFPSESKASTYEEAKAAMEKKDQQREETENKDDKEDIHPLPDDHKNIDNIPLNPPSEKNESDDHSSDENKDD from the coding sequence ATGAAAAATAGAAGAAATAGACTGCTTTCTAACGGTCTTTTCTATATCATAGTATTCGTGATCCTCTTGGCTGGAATCAATTGGGCCGTGGGAGGCTCCGGTAGTAACGGTTCCACAGAAAATATCCGTTATTCTCAATTAGTAAAAGATTTAAAAGCGGGTAAAGTCAAGAGTATCAATGTACAACCATCTAATGGTGTATATACGGTTACTGGATCTTATAAGAAAGCTCAAAAGTCAAATAATCAAAATAATAATGGATTTGGACTAATTCCAAGTTCACAAAGTAGTAATGAAGTAACCCGGTTCAGTACTACGATGCTTCAAAATGACTCAATGGTTAAGACAATTTCCGATCTTGCCCAAAAGAGTGGGGCATCTATTTCTGGACAAGGTGAATCTCAATCTGGAACCTGGATCTCTACGATTGTGATGCTTGTCCCAACTTTGATTTTTATTGTCATGCTTTGGATGATGATGAATCAAGGTGGACAAGGCCGTGGCGGCGGTATGATGAACTTTGGTAAGTCACATGTTAAGCCACAAGATCCAAGTAAAAACAAGGTTAGATTCTCAGATGTAGCTGGCGAAGAAGAAGAAAAGCAAGAATTGGTTGAAATTGTTGAATTCTTAAAGAATCCAGCAAAATATACTAAATTAGGTGCTCGAATTCCGGCTGGTGTTCTTCTTGAGGGTCCTCCAGGTACTGGTAAAACTTTACTTGCACGTGCAGTTGCAGGTGAAGCCGGTGTACCATTTTATTCAATTTCTGGTTCAGACTTTGTAGAAATGTTTGTCGGTGTTGGTGCATCTCGTGTACGTGATCTGTTTGAAACAGCTAAGAAAAATGCACCAAGTATCATCTTTATTGATGAAATTGATGCTGTTGGACGTAAACGTGGTAATGGCGTAAGTGGTGGCCATGACGAAAGAGAACAAACTTTAAACCAATTACTGGTTGAAATGGATGGTTTCGAAGGTGATGAAGGTGTCATTGTTATGGCAGCTACTAACCGTTCTGATGTTCTTGATCCCGCACTTCTTCGTCCTGGTCGTTTTGACCGTAAGGTTTTAGTTGGTCGCCCAGATGTTAAAGGCCGTGAAGCTATTTTAAAGGTTCATGCTAAGAATAAACCTTTAGCCCCTGATGTTGATTTAAAGGAAGTAGCACGTCAAACTCCTGGCTTCGTTGGTGCTGATCTTGAAAATGTTTTGAACGAAGCTGCTTTAGTTGCTGCTCGTCGTAATAAGACTGAAATTACAGCTTCTGATATTGATGAAGCTGAAGATAGAGTTATTGCCGGCCCAGCTAAGAAAGATACTGTTATTTCTCCAGAAGAAAGAAAACGTGTTGCCTACCACGAAGCAGGACACGCAATTGTTGGATTGGTTCTTAGTGATTCAAGAACTGTTCGTAAGGTTACAATTGTTCCTAGAGGCCGTGCTGGTGGATATAACATCATGCTTCCAAAAGAAGATGAAAACATCATCACTAAGAAGCAGTTGATGGAACAAGTTGCTGGTTTAATGGGTGGTCGTGCTGGTGAAGAAGTAGTTGTGGGCGATAAGTCTACTGGTGCTTCAAATGACTTTGAACAAGCAACTAACATCGCTCGGGGTATGGTTACTCAATATGGTATGACTGATGTTGGTATGACTGAGCTTGAATCTCCAAGTATGCAATCACCTTATGGAACTAAGCCATATAGTGAAGCTACAGCTGCTAAGATTGATGAAGCAGTTAAAGAAATTCTTGATGAAGGTCATAAACAAGCCGTTGATATCATTAAGAGTCACCGTGAAACTCATAAGATTATTGCTGAAGCCTTACTCAAGTATGAAACTTTAAACGAAAAACAAATTCTTTCATTATTCAAGACTGGTAAAATGCCTGAAAATGATGAAAATGAATTTCCAAGTGAGTCTAAAGCTTCAACTTATGAAGAGGCAAAAGCTGCAATGGAAAAGAAGGATCAACAAAGAGAAGAAACTGAAAACAAGGATGATAAAGAAGATATTCATCCACTTCCTGATGATCATAAGAATATTGATAATATTCCTCTTAATCCACCATCTGAAAAGAATGAATCTGATGATCATAGTTCAGATGAAAACAAGGATGATTAA
- a CDS encoding YfhO family protein — translation MVLRMKYLSKKEKKILKVSLISCLTTIVLFFLLSTLTDCNPIFGGVLYSGDLPNQYLSFFQYYRHLMLGNWSSAGFSFLNGLGGDMAGNIGYYLLSPLNFIVFLFPASKMNIAVYIIILIKLGLMSGTFTWLTLKWFKFKYQAYPVFLGIAYGLSGYSIAYAGNVMWFDGLVLLPLISYALIRGIRKNVWLAYSILLACAIIFNYYIGYMICIFLVILFLAYTVNNFENRKTFLHQFTGFAISSIISGLISAVVILPTFFNLSSNKLSQADFNSNFEIKTLISGGKAVSRLFIGDTYNDWAPIFVGTLVLIVFILYFIDGRNSIKERITNLVIGLFFVLSITVPKIYLFWHGGQQTIAYPYRFGFIIVFWFLLLAAKELSNLSEYRKESKNERLIAAGIYLLVSLAAVYIRRRIGPWNGYAWLAVVLVIIFGILVYFSDKRFVRVTLLLVGLVELAGNAYIGLNHLGMKSGAYPSYVSENQSIISRIPNSDKTGRLAKNYELNNDRGEGYTFNYRGMEEFSSNNDSRISSLMTDLGFSTFRYFYYYQTGTVVTDAIFNVKTFINSSLSNQSVSPEYISYGLRNDLKNHPVILKQGDKTAYRNETLPFAFAGGLANKLKFKEENPVYNQNLVLNSLTQTKKDVLSYSSKNAEINSKNINLKFKKGKFKAKRTSENPGTITFTYSNLKPDQVGYIRFSKNLMEQIVVLNSYQMKQKPDYRLPFTVSINGKDVHLQQYTDQLIGVQADKDGKLVVKMTLDGKSNEVEFKYPRFVNIDQTALEDKVKKAQNNRMKFSAFRDSYVAGTVKTDKNENLATTIPYSKGWRAEVDGKPVKINRTLKVFIGLKLKPGTHQITFKYRTPGFVIGALLSIIGIIALAIYTVYLKKNKTSISQKTNK, via the coding sequence TTGGTATTAAGAATGAAATATTTAAGTAAAAAAGAAAAAAAGATTTTAAAGGTAAGCCTAATAAGTTGTTTAACAACTATAGTTCTCTTTTTCCTTTTATCTACTTTGACCGATTGTAACCCAATCTTTGGGGGAGTTCTGTATAGTGGGGATTTACCAAATCAATATTTGTCCTTCTTTCAATATTATCGTCATTTAATGCTCGGTAATTGGAGTAGCGCAGGATTTAGTTTTCTCAATGGTTTGGGTGGAGATATGGCCGGAAATATTGGCTATTATCTTCTTAGCCCACTCAATTTTATTGTGTTCCTTTTCCCAGCAAGTAAAATGAATATTGCTGTGTATATTATTATCCTGATCAAATTAGGTTTAATGAGTGGAACCTTTACTTGGCTGACTCTGAAATGGTTTAAGTTTAAGTATCAAGCATATCCTGTCTTTTTAGGAATTGCTTACGGCTTGAGCGGCTATTCGATTGCCTATGCTGGAAATGTAATGTGGTTTGATGGTTTAGTCTTACTTCCGTTAATTTCCTATGCATTGATCAGAGGAATCAGGAAGAATGTTTGGCTGGCTTACAGTATTTTACTAGCATGTGCTATCATTTTTAATTACTATATTGGCTACATGATTTGTATCTTTTTAGTAATATTGTTTTTGGCATATACAGTTAACAATTTTGAAAATCGCAAAACTTTTCTTCATCAATTTACCGGTTTTGCAATTAGTTCAATCATTAGTGGGTTAATCAGCGCAGTAGTTATTCTGCCAACTTTCTTTAACCTTTCTAGCAATAAGTTGTCTCAGGCAGACTTTAATTCTAATTTTGAAATTAAAACTTTAATTAGTGGCGGAAAAGCTGTTTCACGATTATTTATTGGCGATACTTACAATGATTGGGCACCAATTTTTGTTGGTACGTTAGTTTTAATTGTATTTATTCTTTACTTTATTGATGGACGTAACTCTATCAAAGAAAGAATTACTAATCTAGTTATTGGACTATTTTTTGTGTTGAGTATTACTGTGCCAAAAATCTATCTCTTTTGGCATGGTGGTCAACAAACTATTGCTTATCCATATCGTTTTGGATTTATTATTGTATTCTGGTTTTTACTTTTGGCGGCAAAAGAACTCTCTAATTTAAGTGAGTATCGAAAAGAAAGTAAAAACGAAAGACTCATTGCTGCTGGAATTTACTTACTTGTTAGTTTAGCAGCTGTATATATTCGTCGTAGAATTGGACCATGGAATGGTTATGCTTGGCTGGCAGTTGTCCTAGTAATTATATTTGGAATCTTGGTTTATTTCTCTGATAAACGATTTGTTCGTGTAACTTTATTATTGGTAGGATTAGTTGAATTAGCCGGTAATGCCTATATTGGTTTGAATCACCTCGGAATGAAAAGTGGAGCATATCCATCTTATGTGTCTGAGAATCAGAGTATTATTTCTCGAATTCCAAATTCTGATAAAACGGGTAGATTGGCTAAAAACTATGAACTAAATAATGATCGCGGTGAGGGATACACTTTTAATTACCGGGGGATGGAAGAATTTTCATCAAATAATGATTCTCGCATTAGTTCATTAATGACTGATCTTGGTTTTTCAACTTTTCGTTATTTCTACTATTATCAAACAGGTACTGTAGTAACAGATGCTATTTTTAATGTAAAAACGTTTATTAATAGTTCGCTTTCTAATCAAAGTGTTTCACCAGAATACATTAGCTATGGTTTGAGAAATGATTTAAAGAACCATCCTGTAATTCTAAAACAGGGTGATAAGACGGCCTATCGAAATGAAACTTTACCTTTTGCCTTTGCAGGTGGTTTAGCTAATAAGCTGAAGTTTAAAGAAGAAAATCCAGTATATAATCAAAATTTGGTTTTAAATTCTTTAACTCAAACTAAAAAAGATGTTTTGAGCTATAGCTCTAAAAATGCTGAAATTAATTCTAAGAATATAAATCTTAAATTTAAGAAAGGTAAGTTTAAAGCTAAGAGAACTTCCGAAAATCCTGGTACTATAACCTTTACATATAGCAATTTGAAACCTGATCAAGTTGGTTATATCCGCTTTAGTAAGAATTTAATGGAGCAGATTGTGGTTTTAAATAGCTATCAAATGAAGCAAAAACCGGATTACCGTTTACCATTTACTGTCTCAATTAATGGAAAAGATGTTCATCTTCAACAATACACAGATCAACTTATTGGAGTTCAAGCTGATAAAGACGGAAAACTGGTAGTGAAGATGACTTTAGACGGAAAGTCAAATGAAGTTGAGTTTAAATATCCACGTTTTGTGAATATTGATCAAACTGCATTAGAAGATAAGGTTAAAAAAGCTCAAAATAATCGCATGAAGTTTTCTGCGTTTAGGGATAGCTATGTAGCTGGAACAGTAAAGACTGATAAAAATGAAAACTTAGCAACCACCATTCCTTATAGTAAAGGATGGCGAGCAGAAGTTGACGGAAAACCAGTTAAAATTAATCGAACTTTGAAAGTATTTATTGGCTTAAAATTAAAGCCGGGAACTCATCAAATAACTTTCAAATATAGAACACCTGGTTTCGTCATCGGTGCTTTACTAAGCATTATCGGTATTATTGCCTTAGCTATATATACGGTCTATCTAAAGAAAAATAAAACATCTATTAGTCAGAAAACTAATAAATAG